A segment of the Terribacillus aidingensis genome:
TAGCTCCTCCGCTGCATCGGCCAGCACCACACCGCCTCCGGCATACAGTACCGGGCGCCTCGCATCAGCTAATTTCTCTACAATGCGTGCTGCTGTTTCTTCATCTATTGATGGTTTTTCCACTACCTGGGTATGGTGCTGTAACAGCTTGAAGCTGTCTTCGTCTATTTTCTTCGAGAATATATCCATCGGTACGGATATAAGAACAGGGCCGGGGCATCCGCTTTCCGCCAGCTGGAATGCCTTTTGAAGGATTTCCGGAAACAGCTCCGCCTGATCAACACGCCATGCTCGCTTTACGAACGGACGATAGATTTCATATTGTGCGCCGTCAGCATGCATATTCACTTCTTGGTGCGGATGTTTGCCGTAATAATAACTTGGCACATCGCCTGCGATTACGACCATCGGAGTAGAGTCTAAAGCTGCATTGGCAACTCCTGTTGCAGCATTTGTCAAACCAGGTCCTAAGTGACTGAGTACTACCGCAGCCTTCTTCGTTACCCGTGCATATCCGTCTGCTGCATGTGACGCAATTTGCTCATGTCGTACATTAATGAACTTAATAGTGCTTTTTTCTAATTTTGCCAACACTGCGATGTTGGTGTGACCGCATAGTCCGAATATATGTTTCACACCACGAGATTCCAGGTATTTGACTAACTGCTCCGAAACCAACTTTTTCATATTAAGGTATCCTCCTAGCTCTTCGTGTTCGCTTACAGCAAATCCTGAAGTACGACCATCTTCATTTCTGTCATCTCTTCTGCAGCGAATCGAGGACCTTCCCTGCCGATGCCGCTGTTTTTAATACCGCCATATGGCCAATGATCCAAGCGGAAATTTGATGATCCATTGATGATGACACCGCCTACCTCCAGTTCTTTTACCGCTTTACGGATCACTTCCAGTGAATTAGAAAAAATGCCACTTTGCAGACCAAAATCCGAATCATTCACTTCTTTGATTGCGTCGTCCAAATCATGATAGGGCAGCACACTGACTACTGGTCCGAACACTTCCTGGCAGACAACTTTACTTTGCTTTTTCGGACGAAGCAGAATTGCCGGCACTATGGAAGCGCCATTCACCTTCCCGCCATGAATTAGCTCCGCCCCTTCTGCAACAGCGTCGCCGATCCATTCACTGATCCGCTCTGCTGTCTGTCTATTCACGACACACCCAACATCTGTGTGCTCATCTTCCGGATTCCCAACAATAAGCTCTGCTGTCCGCTGCTCTAGCTCTGCAACAAATGCGTTCAAGATTTGTTCATGCACATAAATACGCTGGACGGAAATACAGCTTTGCCCGGAATTACTGAATGCTGTTTTCGCACAAATGGCAGCGGCCCGCTCAACATTGGCATCTTTATGGACAATGGTTCCCGCATTTCCCCCAAGCTCTAGCAGTACCTTTTTCATGCCAGCCGTTTTGCTGATTTGCCTGCCACCTGGAACTCCTCCAGTGAAAGATACAAGATTGACTCGATCATCCTGGACGAGCTGCTCGCCTATCTCTTTTCCACCTAGAATCATGTGGATTGCCTGCGCCGGCATGCCAGCCTCCAGCAGCAGTTCCACAAGTGCAGTCGCAATTAAAGGCGCTTGCGGAGCTGGTTTTAGAACAGTGATATTACCAGCGGCAAAACTTGGTCCGATTTTATGACATATCAAATTGAGCGGTGCGTTAAACGGTGTTATAGCTGCCACTACTCCTACAGGAACACGAAACGTCAAAGCCATGGAGGACGATCCTCGCTCTGAAGCTCCTCCCGGGATTGTCTCACCCAAAAGTCGTTTGGCTTCCTCCGCTGACAGCTGCAATGTTTCTATGGAACGAGCAACTTCATCCCGCGTATTTTTAAGAGCCTTCCCTACTTCTTTTGCTATCAAATTCGCAAATTCATCTCTGCGCTCTTCCAGCAAAGCAGCAGCCCGATACAGCACCTTAGCCCGGAAGGCCTGTGTAAGAGCCGCAATTTGCTTTTTATTGCTTTTAGCTGCTGCCAATGCCAGCTCGACCTCTGTTTTATTTGCTGTTAATTGAAAGCCAACTTGTTCATTTTTATAAGGACCCAGCACCGGAATATGTTCACGATCATCGTCAATCCATACACCATTTACAAAAGGTCTGGCCTTTCGCATTCCCTATCACTCCTTGTGCATATCTTCTGGTATATTTCCTGTATATTTAACTAGCTTCTCTTCATTAGGACACGGGCCTTTGATCAATGTGCCCTGCATTAATTCTTCATAGGCATGCGCAACGATTCCCATTCCCCTCGAGAGGGAGAAGATCCCTTTGGCGGCTTCTGCCGGGATACCGAGTTCACATTGAATGGCTGCAGAAATGCCGTCGACGTTGATCGTAAACGCTCGATTTTTTACTGCTGACATCGTTTGCCTGTAATTTTCTAGAATCGCAAGATATTCTCCGGTAATTTCTCCGCTGTCGATCACTCTTTGCGCCAGATCGTACAATCTGTTAACTCGCGGATCCTGATCATGCAGCTGATGGCCAAAACCAGGAAGCTTCTTCCCTTCAGCAAGGAAACGCTGCAAGGTATCCGATACAGCATTTTTATTAGATGCTAGTTCTGTATTGGTTATATACAATAATTCCATTGCACCTTCGACAGCTCCGCCATGAATGTCTCCCAGCATATTGATTCCTGTAGCAACAGCCGAATTAAAACTAACACCGCAAGTAGCTGCCATTCTTGCTGCCGCTATCGAAGGGGCGCGCGGACCGTGATCCGCACCGGCTACAAGCACACTTTCGAATAATTCAGCTTGCTGATCGGTCAGTTCCTTGCCGACAAGCAGAAAAAACAGCATTTGGCTGTAAGATACATTCCCAATGAGATCCTCAATTCGTTTACCGCGAAGAACGATTTGATTTTTCTTGATGTCGCTAATCTCTGTTTCCCACCAGGCACCGCCTTTTTTGTAATGCTCCAATGCACTTCGTCCACTCATTCTCTCACCTCGCAAAATCTCAATCTTGTACACTAGTATATGTTTACGTCATCCAGATTCAGACTGATATATTCCTTCGCCGATTGTAAGCATCTTCTCGCATACTCTTCGAACCCTAAATCCTTTGTTCGCTGCAAATGAGGAATTTCCAAAGAAAATGGGATTTTCGGAATCTCCTGTAAAATCTCTTTGAGGGGAATACCACCTTCTCCAACATAGAGGCGTTCCTCTCTCATTATCTTGATCATCTGCTCTTTCGATGCTGGAATTTCTTTGCTCGCATCACATAAATGAAACATATGAAACCATTCAGCGGGTATCTTTTTGATATCGCCTACATTTTCCTTCGAACGATGAAAATGATGGCTATCAATCATCAGCCCTGCATTATCCTGAGCAGCAGTTGTGAGCATGCTGACAGCCTGCGCTAATGTAGCCACGGATGCAACTGGCACAAATTCCAATTCTACCGTCAATTGATAGGTTTTTGCTAATCCACATAATTGGATAAAACGCTCGGTTGCAAATACCAGATCATCAGTCCAAACGCTGCAAAGCACATGCCGAGCTCCAAGCTCTGCTCCGACTTCAAAAGCTGGTTCATACTGTTTCGGATCCATACCATCCACTATTTTGGCTAGCTCTATATCTAACACTTGGATACCAGTTTCACGAAGTGCTGTTTTTGTTTGTCTCAGCATCTTTCGGTTGCTAGCCAAGTTATAATCCGGTTCATTTTTCAGTCCCATACAAATCGGTCTGATGCTTACAAAATCAAAGCCTGCCCTGGCTGCAATATAAGTTAGTGTTGGGGGAGGACATGCCAATGCTGTCAGATGCGCTAAAGAAAATTGATCCTTCAAAGTGATCAACCTTTCTGTATTCTATCTTCTGAGCAAAATCCGCCATTTTCTTTTTATTTGAGACTATCCACCCAATAAGAGCAGTGCTATTTCCGGAATGAGGATGAGAAGAATCAGTGCTAGAAGCATGATTGCAATATAAGGGACGATAGCTTTTGAGATTTTCATGATTGATAAGCCGGATATTTCGCTGGCAACAAATAGATTGACTCCGATAGGTGGTGTGATGAATCCGATCACCAGTGTTAGAATGATGATCATCCCATAATGTACCGGATCGAATCCCAGCTCCACTCCAACCGGCAGCAACAGCGGTGTGAAAATAATGATTGCTGCCGTTGTATCCATTACCATTCCGACGAAAAGCAGCAGGATTACAATCAGAGCAATCAAAATAATAGGATTGTCGGAAATCGACAGCATTCCGCCAGCAATTTTAGCGGGCATTTGTTCAATGATCATGATTTTTCCGAATGCTGTAGCCGCTCCGATGATCAGCATGATAGTTGCTGTCATCAACGCTGCATTCCGACATACTTCATACAAGTCCTTTAGTCGCAATTCCTTGTACAACAACACACCAGCTATCAAACCGTACACAACTGCGACAACCGCCGCTTCTGTCGGTGTAAAGAAACCACCATATATCCCACCTAAAATGATCACAGGTACTATTAACGCCCATTTGGCATCCCAGACAGCACGTAACAAACGTTTAAAAGAAAAAGCTTCTCCGGTTCCGCTAAATCCTTTCTTTCTGGCATAAAAATATACATAGATCAGCATTAAAATGGCAATCAGAAGACCTGGCAGTACGCCAGCAATAAAAAGATCACCAACCGAAGTCCCGCTAGCTACGCCGTATACGATCATTGGAATACTCGGAGGCACGATCACTCCTAATGTCCCTGCCGCCGCAACTATGCCAGCGGCAAACTGCTTGCTATACCCTATCTGAACCATTGCAGGAATCAGAATTCCCCCAACGGCTGCAACAGTTGCTGGACCAGACCCTGATATGGCAGCAAAGAAGAAACATGTAATTATCGCCGTCATTGCGAATCCGCCTGCTATATTTCCAACGATCGATCCTGCTACCTTGATCAATCGTTTTGAAAGTCCTCCCTTTCCCATGATTTCTCCGGCTAAAATAAAGAATGGCACTGCCATGATCGGGAAAGAGTCTACAGATGTAACTAATCCTTGAGCTAAAAATTCCAGTGGCATATCTTGCGCGTATAACAGTGTAGCGATGGATGACAAAGCAAGCGCAATACCAATCGGGACGCTTAATAACAGCAAGAGGCCAAAGCTGCCAAACATAATGATTGCAGACATTTCTCACTCTCCCAATATCATATTTCCAGCATTAAAACACAGATGGATGCTCTTCATCGGAAAGCTCTTCCCCGTTGCGGATTGTTCGAAAATGCTGTAGAAGCTGCTGGATTATACGCCAGGATGTCAGCAGCATACTGACAGGTGCTGCCATGTAAACCAACCCCATATTTATTTGCAATGCAGGAGAATTCTGCCCCCACAGATAAATCTGGTTACTGATTTTACCGCCATAAATCAATAGAATGACAGCAAATGATAAAAACAGCATATTTACAATGATATGGAGGATGACACGCTGCTTCCCCTTCAACAATCTATAAATTGCATCGATACTTATATGCCGCTGCTTTTTCACTCCGTAGCTTATTCCAATAAAAACAAGCCATATAAAGCAGTAACGAGCTAATTCTTCCGACCATCCAATAGACGATCCCAAGATAAAACGCATCATGATTTGTGCTGAAATGACTATGACCATAACGGACAGCAGAAAGACCATCATGCATTCCTCAGCATAGCGATTTAGCCATCGAATAGATTTCATACGTACCCCCTTCAATCCATCAATCGGTTTCTGCTTCTATCTGCCTTAACCAATCATCTCCATACTTTTCGATAAACCTCTCACGTACCGGCCTTGTTGCTTCCCGAAAACGCCCCAGCTCTTCCTCGGTTAACTCCGTAACCTTCATGCCTTTCGCTTTTATAAAAGCAAAGCTGTCCTCCACTTCCTGTTGATTCATCTTTCTTTGCTCCTGCTGCACATCATCAGCAACTTTCTTAACAGCTTTTTGCTCCTCTGCCGTCAACGACTCCCAAAATGATTTACTCACCATGAACGGACTCGCATTGTAAATATGATTCGTGACTGTAAGATGATCCTGTACCTCATAGAAGTGACTGTTCACTACATTACCCACCGGGTTTTCCTGTGCATCGACGGTGCCTTGCTCCAGTCCTATATACAATTCACCGTAGTTCATCGGGGTTGGATTGGCACCCAATTCACTCCAAAGTTCCATATGCCATTCATTTTCCAATGTCCGGATATCGATTCCCTTGACATCGTCTACCGTTTTGATTTCCCGTACATTGTTACTAAGCATTCGAAACCCATTTTCCCAATAATTCAAACCAACCACATTCTGATCATCCAGTTCAGCCAAGAGACGCTCTCCAACTTCACCATCCAATACCTGATAAGCTTCCTTCTCATCTGCAAATAGAAACGGAAGTTCAAACACATTGAATGTATCAGCAAACTGGGCGATTGGTCCTGTCGACATGGAAGCCCCCTGGATCGTATTCAACTGCATCCCTTCAAATATTTCCCTGTCTCCTCCAATAACGGTATTCGTATACACTTCCACATCAATGGAGCCATCCGTTTCT
Coding sequences within it:
- a CDS encoding aldehyde dehydrogenase family protein, giving the protein MRKARPFVNGVWIDDDREHIPVLGPYKNEQVGFQLTANKTEVELALAAAKSNKKQIAALTQAFRAKVLYRAAALLEERRDEFANLIAKEVGKALKNTRDEVARSIETLQLSAEEAKRLLGETIPGGASERGSSSMALTFRVPVGVVAAITPFNAPLNLICHKIGPSFAAGNITVLKPAPQAPLIATALVELLLEAGMPAQAIHMILGGKEIGEQLVQDDRVNLVSFTGGVPGGRQISKTAGMKKVLLELGGNAGTIVHKDANVERAAAICAKTAFSNSGQSCISVQRIYVHEQILNAFVAELEQRTAELIVGNPEDEHTDVGCVVNRQTAERISEWIGDAVAEGAELIHGGKVNGASIVPAILLRPKKQSKVVCQEVFGPVVSVLPYHDLDDAIKEVNDSDFGLQSGIFSNSLEVIRKAVKELEVGGVIINGSSNFRLDHWPYGGIKNSGIGREGPRFAAEEMTEMKMVVLQDLL
- a CDS encoding citryl-CoA lyase; translation: MSGRSALEHYKKGGAWWETEISDIKKNQIVLRGKRIEDLIGNVSYSQMLFFLLVGKELTDQQAELFESVLVAGADHGPRAPSIAAARMAATCGVSFNSAVATGINMLGDIHGGAVEGAMELLYITNTELASNKNAVSDTLQRFLAEGKKLPGFGHQLHDQDPRVNRLYDLAQRVIDSGEITGEYLAILENYRQTMSAVKNRAFTINVDGISAAIQCELGIPAEAAKGIFSLSRGMGIVAHAYEELMQGTLIKGPCPNEEKLVKYTGNIPEDMHKE
- a CDS encoding TIM barrel protein — protein: MKDQFSLAHLTALACPPPTLTYIAARAGFDFVSIRPICMGLKNEPDYNLASNRKMLRQTKTALRETGIQVLDIELAKIVDGMDPKQYEPAFEVGAELGARHVLCSVWTDDLVFATERFIQLCGLAKTYQLTVELEFVPVASVATLAQAVSMLTTAAQDNAGLMIDSHHFHRSKENVGDIKKIPAEWFHMFHLCDASKEIPASKEQMIKIMREERLYVGEGGIPLKEILQEIPKIPFSLEIPHLQRTKDLGFEEYARRCLQSAKEYISLNLDDVNIY
- a CDS encoding TRAP transporter large permease, with the protein product MSAIIMFGSFGLLLLLSVPIGIALALSSIATLLYAQDMPLEFLAQGLVTSVDSFPIMAVPFFILAGEIMGKGGLSKRLIKVAGSIVGNIAGGFAMTAIITCFFFAAISGSGPATVAAVGGILIPAMVQIGYSKQFAAGIVAAAGTLGVIVPPSIPMIVYGVASGTSVGDLFIAGVLPGLLIAILMLIYVYFYARKKGFSGTGEAFSFKRLLRAVWDAKWALIVPVIILGGIYGGFFTPTEAAVVAVVYGLIAGVLLYKELRLKDLYEVCRNAALMTATIMLIIGAATAFGKIMIIEQMPAKIAGGMLSISDNPIILIALIVILLLFVGMVMDTTAAIIIFTPLLLPVGVELGFDPVHYGMIIILTLVIGFITPPIGVNLFVASEISGLSIMKISKAIVPYIAIMLLALILLILIPEIALLLLGG
- a CDS encoding TRAP transporter small permease, which codes for MKSIRWLNRYAEECMMVFLLSVMVIVISAQIMMRFILGSSIGWSEELARYCFIWLVFIGISYGVKKQRHISIDAIYRLLKGKQRVILHIIVNMLFLSFAVILLIYGGKISNQIYLWGQNSPALQINMGLVYMAAPVSMLLTSWRIIQQLLQHFRTIRNGEELSDEEHPSVF
- a CDS encoding TRAP transporter substrate-binding protein, giving the protein MKQLFLFLSFFSMLLFVSACSGDSSTEKEVKVMRLANATPDDRSLSKALYMFEGKLEEETDGSIDVEVYTNTVIGGDREIFEGMQLNTIQGASMSTGPIAQFADTFNVFELPFLFADEKEAYQVLDGEVGERLLAELDDQNVVGLNYWENGFRMLSNNVREIKTVDDVKGIDIRTLENEWHMELWSELGANPTPMNYGELYIGLEQGTVDAQENPVGNVVNSHFYEVQDHLTVTNHIYNASPFMVSKSFWESLTAEEQKAVKKVADDVQQEQRKMNQQEVEDSFAFIKAKGMKVTELTEEELGRFREATRPVRERFIEKYGDDWLRQIEAETD